GGCAGCCGCGTGAAAtcgcatgtgttttcttaaattgcagcatgttaagctctttTGGCCACCATTTAgacctcttatttatttatttatttatacatcatTTGTAAATAAAGATATTACAGTGGTAGCCTATAGAAAAATCCTTACATTTAGGTAAAAGTTGAACTCTGAGCTTCGAGATGTCATTCTGTGACAGCAAACAACTTACCAACTTTTTTAACTGGTATTTAAAGATATAGATTACAACTTTCAACGAAATATAATCGACAAATTctatgttaaaaaatgtattaatttttccTTGGATGGAAttagctctctttctctcttaccGTGTTTTAACACAGCCAGCAGAGGGCAGCAGAAGATTTACCACTCTCTCTAATCACCAGAGAAGAAGAAGACTCACAGTCagacactggctgtttctcaatatgcgttcttcagcggtcttgcgtcctcgtgttctcgtgaaacgtcatcatcagctgcctaagttcagttccaatactcaagaccgcaagtacggaggacgcgtgaaacttcccggatgtgttcttgatatcgaggacgcaccgatgcagacttcaacagcgagctcgctctggaagtcccagaagtcattgcgactggaggtgggaagcgcagcattttatttagatttattattaaagttcagagatattacttatttacctcaggagtttccctaaatgaaacggtatgggtaaacattaacatgaacatcttaataaaggaataaacacattaattgtgtttgtttgatgaaatttgtattaaaatttgttttatttatattgtgcagagtatatttataatgcttttatgctaagtatatattttgaagaggggggaaacaataaatcgttgtatgaaggctgtaatttttaaataatttccatttaaaacgcgtgaaggtcatgtgaccatcaggaagaacgcagcatcccatttctcaaaggacgcgttctctgccctcgcggtctcctgagttcgttcttccgaggacacctggcaagaccgcactctacaagaacgcaagtccattctctgcgttcttggaattgagaaacagccataggcatgcactaaattccaggggtttcattaccacgacgtaaaatgggcgtggcttgGTCGGcgtttgggaaacgcccccttaaagaaaaaaacaatactgagaggtcaccgatcatgcgcagtacatgttcttttttagcgcggtcatttcaaaccggatgattatggataaagaacctaccgcggtggataacgaaggaaaaaaacaatcatacaggttattttttgtttttgtttttataatgttatattttaaagatttcattagcaaaaacagatgacctcgttttactccgttttactgtctctgggcttttgtacttccatgGTAACGTAAACCAAgtaataatggttgtggtaagattaaccgtgtttttgtagtttaaaatatggtattcagtcatgtttaaacaaataaataccacatttttctgtaataaaccgtggataatttttctttctcaatcttagttaattaacataactcatatttattttctatttttatttaaagtcatcatacacaaaacaactgggatcaggacaggtatctgatgtcaactaatataaaaatgatcatacatgaaacacctgggatcaggacaggtatctgatgttaactaatataaaagtgatcatacatgaaacccctgagatcaggacaggtatctgatgttactgtatataaaagtgatcatacatgaaacccctgagatcaggacaggtatctgatgttactgtatataaaagtgatcatgcatgaaacccctgggatcaggacaggtatctgatgttactgtatataatataaaagtgatcatacatgaaacccctgagatcaggacaggtatctgatgttactgtatataatataaaagtgatcatacatgaaacccctgagatcaggacaggtatctgatgttactgtatataaaagtgatcatacatgaaacccctgagatcaggacaggtatctgatgttactgtatataaaagtgatcatacatgaaacacctgagatcaggacaggtatctgatgttactgtatataatataaaagtgatcatacatgaaacacctgagatcaggacaggtatctgatgttaatgtatataatataaaagtgatcatacatgaaacccctggaatcaggacaggtatctgatgttaactaatataaaagtgatcatacatgaaacccctgagatcaggacaggtatctgatgttactgtatataaaagtgatcatacatgaaacccctgagatcaggacaggtatctgatgttactgtatataaaagtgatcatacatgaaacccctgggatcaggacaggtatctgatgttactgtatataaaagtgatcatacatgaaacccctgagatcaggacaggtatctgatgttactgtatataaaagtgatcatacatgaaacccctgggatcaggacaggtatctgatgttaatgtatataatataaaagtgatcatgcatgaaacccctgggatcaggacaggtatctgatgttaatgtatataatataaaagtgatcatacatgaaacccctgggatcaggacaggtatctgatgttactgtatataatataaaagtgatcatacatgaaacccctgggatcaggacaggtatctgatgttactgtatataaaagtgatcatacatgaaacccctgagatcaggacaggtatctgatgttactgtatataatataaaagtgatcatacatgaaacccctgagatcaggacaggtatctgatgttaatgtatataatataaaagtgatcatacatgaaacccctgggatcaggacaggtatctgatgttactgtatataatataaaagtgatcatacatgaaacccctgggatcaggacaggtatctgatgttaatgtatataaaagtgatcatacatgaaacacctgggatcaggacaggtatctgatgttactgtatataaaagtgatcatacatgaaacccctgggatcaggacaggtatctgatgttaatgtatataatataaaagtgatcatacatgaaacacctgggatcaggacaggtatctgatgttactgtatataatataaaagtgatcatacatgaaacccctgggatcaggacaggtatctgatgttaatgtatataatataaaagtgatcatacatgaaacacctgggatcaggacaggtatctgatgttactgtatataaaagtgatcatacatgagacccctgggatcaggacaggtatctgatgttactgtatataaaagtgatcatacatgaaacccctgagatcaggacaggtatctgatgttactgtatataaaagtgatcatacatgagacccctgagatcaggacaggtatctgatgttactgtatataaaagtgatcatacatgagacccctgggatcaggacaggtatctgatgttaactaatataaaagtgatcatacatgaaacccctgagatcaggacaggtatctgatgttactgtttatgatatataaagtatttgacacaaaagccctgggatcgggacaggtatcttaagttataacagtattaatgtaatctgagaggtaacttaagttaatttgtttaatataacatacactgatttcacatgaaacacctgatcaggacagctattttaaagtactgcatataaaaggcattggacacaaaacccctgcgaatacgtacaggtatttgaatcaaacggctgttttcacaatctgcgcatgatccgtgacctatgcaaattcacataTAGGCCACGCCCACTGGATGACGTAatagcggttacgctgtactgaaacccctggaaaactGCTGGTGTGTTTTGATTACTTGTGAGCAAACATTTCAAACTCAAAAGCAGAAGAAAATGAATTTTTGATAactataaaaaaatcatatattggCTAGATGAGGAAAACGGATAAGTGAACTCTGTAATAATAGCAGCAGTGTTTAAAATCAGAGCAAAATGAGCCGAAAAAGAGCTCTGATTGCGGACACTTTCTGTTTGAAGAGACGCAGATGTGCAGCTGACAGTTTAACGGGAGAGACTCACGGTAAGACTCGTAATTCACATTTATCCTCATACATTTGGGGACTGAAAGGACATAAATTAATGCATTGTTTTCAATATGTTTTTGTGATAATCTTGCTTCAACTAACATCAAACTAAATCTTGAAACTGAAATATCTTTACTAATCAAATAAACTCAAAATATCAATGTTatgacaaataataaataatgtagttaATACACCTTGTTAAAAACGAGTTTCTCTATTGGTATAAAAATGAACCATGGAtttacaacataaaaaaacatggtTTATGCAGTCAATcaagggccatatatacttgcaaaataaaaggaagttttgcaaacaaaagtaaattattgattaataaagaaaaagcaaTGCAAATCTCCAATAATCGCAAAGAGAAAATTAATTCCTGGGggaaaaaatctaacaaaaataaagaactgcaaagggaaaattaagtttagagaaataaaaattaaatttgctaacaaaaaaaaaaaacttgcaaataaaatcaagcagtaataaaaactaaaatatttgcaattaataataaaaaaaactttctatatttgcaaaacattttataGCATCGCCTATACAAAACCAAACGTTACAAGGAGACTTGGGCCCAGACCTAGTGGGCTGTAAGACCACCTTGTTGATACTGTGTATCCAGGTGATGACATCGCCTTAATGGAGGCAGGTGGGCGctagagcagggatgtcaaactttattcctggagggccgcagccctgcacagtttagttccaactctaattaaacgcacccgatcaaactaattgagtccttcaggcttgtttgaaacctacaggtaagtgtgtcggagcagggttggaactaaactgcgcagggctgcggccctcctggAATTACGTTTGACATCCCTGGGCTAGAGGATGACACTGGAGTGGATTTTCACTCCTGTCCCATCCCACTCCCACAGAAAGAAATCTTGTACCGTCCACTCACAGACCCATGTTTAAAGAATAAGTGAAGtgcaaagtgaagagcggggcGCAGTATTAAATACAacgtgtgatttttcagggttttttaattttaataaatttgcaacaatttcaaagaatcaaaaaaaaaatgaaaattacattgtcattatggggtaatgtgtgtagaattttgaggaaataaatgaatttaacccATTTCGGAATAAAGCTGTAGCATTTGAAAAATGTggaaagtgaagcactatgaatactttcccgaTGTACTGTATGAATTGGTGGGACAAAAAAATGGTGATTCTTTGTGTAACGATTCTCAAAAGTTAAGAATcgattttgttttcaaattagaTGACAATGAGGCAAGCTTGCGCAGACACAAGCTCTaaattgaaaaattataatagttaaattctttaaaatagtttcaattattgtttaaaaaataattgtaagcCGGTGTGCTTGAAATGTTACATGCAGTTTGCTATTTTAAATAGATGAATTTTGATATATTTAGAGCTTTGGGTGTTGCCACCAAAAAAAACTATAATGtactttttaatcttttaaaacctattttaaggtcaaaattattagcctctttcagcattttttttctgatagtctacagaacagcccatcattatacaataacttgcctaattactctattcaccttattctcagctgttgAGCGGGCGctgacatttgaatctttttgtctcgcgacttccggtcacattcactttcattcattttttgacgttaacaactgctcgttacgctgcttgatgttgcaatttaatattttcttattatattatgctacttggtctgtgtagtcatgcaaacatttgtttgttgagcaagtagtttggccattttctgccgtttattattcctagtcatttctcccataggcgactgaatcggaagttctaagacaatcgcgaaaacaggcgcacttccgcattttagaataaggtcaatatcttgcctagttaacctaattgacccaattaagcctttaaatgtcaaagtaagctgtatagaagtgtcttgaaaaatatctagtcaaatattatttatatatatatatatatatatatatatatatatatatatatatatatatatatatatatatatattactttgttttttattattgctttttcTAATCTggtgttttaatttttctttcagagcttgttcatttgttcatgatcctttgacaaaataaataatttgaaacatTCTAATCATTAAACACAAGTAGTAACACTAATTCTAGTTAGAATGTAAAGAGATAAATGCAAAATGGGAAAAAATTGGTTAAGACTTCCGACTCTATTGATTAGGcatgtcattggacaacagtagttCGTTTTGTagccaatccgcttgttaagtgtgacgtcacgcgaatcggcttccgggtccaaacgCTCTATTCagctgtatggggagactcatgaaatggtaataataaacatttacaaagcgatttaatactctcgataatcacgatcgcagtatatatgtccatgcctaatatccaatggccagaaagtgattaatttttttataaattgttaaaatttgttaaatttactttaatgtgtgatataaataaaaagtgatcataaacaaataatttctcaactcaaatgagtggcggcttggacctgcaaacagtattacatatgtcacaaacacgtcaccacttaacaagctgaTAGGGGGAAAAGCCTTAATACTGTTGACCTTGGCAGGTTTTTTTAATCTAcccaaatgaaaagaaataagacttttttccccAGAAAAGAGAAACGATGCACTTGTGTCTGATGTTTATTCTTCAGACGGAGCCACTGATATTCGCTCAAGCATACAGTATTTGATGACGCTGTTTTCACGCAAACTTTTCAACGACACACTTCCTCCAGTGGTCCTGAAACACCAGCTGTACAGTTTACACACTGACAAAACCTCAGTGGACAAGCATGTGGTAAGACCATAGTGTTACCTATAAAACATATTGATTTAAGCCAGGggtgctggtgtcctgcagattttagctctaacttgcatCAGAAGTCCTGCACGGATGTTTCCAGAAAGCCCAgtcagagcttgattagctagcccaggtgtgtctgattggggttgtagctaaactttgcaggatacTGGCCTTCCAGCACAAAGTTTGGGGAACCCTGATCTAAGCAAATTGTGGAAAGCTTGACTGTGTCGATTTCTCCATATGCTCAGAATGATTTGCGTGAAAACGGCGAGCTGCTGATGTTCCAGCTGGGCTTCGACTCGGAGGCCTTCGCTTTGGTGTTTGCTGAGGATTACAGAGCCAAAGTCCTTCAAGAGGAAGCTGGAAGAAAAACCCTGGGAACCGCTGAGAAGTTTCTGGATAAGCTCATTCCCGGCTGCTCCGATTTAAGTTTCAACAAAGACAAAATGCTGAAAGAGTTCCTCTTCTCCGACTCTGAGATCACGTAAGGGAAATGACACATTTTTGGGGGGCTGACCAATATGACAGCTTATTAATGACTTACAAGTATTCTCATATCCTGATAAAGATGTTATGTATCACAAAATAATAGTGTTTTTGAAGCGCCGTTTACTCAAGCAATGAATGCATGCaatacatggacaccaatactcagattttaatatcattaagacaatactctgattaagagtctaccatgtaaacagcgatttttgagtACCATAATTCGACTgaagtccatatatatatatatatatatatatatatatatatatatatatatatatagtaagggtgtcacgatttcgatttttaatcgaaatcgatcgaaatttatgcttaactttgattatcgaatcaaaaaatagaatcgtcgatgctgccacgcccccatgtcacgttagcttggcttgccaagcgggaaacaaacaggcttgttgaagtgcttgttgaactgcagaagcaggagacccgtcgacagagcttaaaccctctcctctttcaatgaagtcgccagtgtggaagtattttggatttccagtgagttatgttgacaacgttcgtgttgtcgacgaaaaaaacacagtttgcaagctctgctatgtacgtattatggttgggatgatagacgatgggcgcatcgcgatcctccgccccgcacccgttgcaaatccgctcgtgaaaagtacacactcaggccctgtttacactgtctttgtttttaaatggcattttagaacgacaacgatccacatccacactggcgtgtagcgtttctgagcagccctccttcctctctaccgctgaaaacgcacatcacgtgaccacacacactcattcacacacagacacagacgcacacacattgtcatgcgctcgagacagcaagtcaaggcagtcagcgggtcagtagactgcttccatcttttactttcacacaagtacttagtcattttagcgaacacctcagatactgttggctggttcctgttggttgtgcaccttttttatcgACGCCATtctaacgacacagatcactgc
This portion of the Danio rerio strain Tuebingen ecotype United States chromosome 3, GRCz12tu, whole genome shotgun sequence genome encodes:
- the LOC137487187 gene encoding inactive serine/threonine-protein kinase 19, with amino-acid sequence MSRKRALIADTFCLKRRRCAADSLTGETHDGATDIRSSIQYLMTLFSRKLFNDTLPPVVLKHQLYSLHTDKTSVDKHVNDLRENGELLMFQLGFDSEAFALVFAEDYRAKVLQEEAGRKTLGTAEKFLDKLIPGCSDLSFNKDKMLKEFLFSDSEITQLVKSGLLTVRDAGSWWLSIPNSGRFIKYFIKGRKAVLNMVKKSKYSEILRTELEERRTTAQVKFQMKYHVHDIIGADLVECIQTTSGTVLRYVDGNN